Proteins from a single region of Hydra vulgaris chromosome 12, alternate assembly HydraT2T_AEP:
- the LOC124818070 gene encoding uncharacterized protein LOC124818070, with amino-acid sequence MSLITGSIKDILSIKLKSRHDAYTDQFSRIFMTKMFIISALIMSVDFFNDKVACIQSDSRMTSEFVHSTCWIQGFYTFAELNNCTKHCGYFGIPQEIQMDGKNEKNELCNTKAGSSCFPMTKVFFVQYQYFPFYIASLSVFYFIPYIFFRVINSDLTSLKSYMKCSSITCPKKIVETYFNYKMNGGRSKLRVKVILNIGVKTLYVIVNVVGFFCTDALLNYRYKSYGLQWIQWSRSNNSVNTAKPGNLILPAMGICEIYEGFMDKISNLNNKHKFICEISPNILYQYVMLVLWFIFTIGIAISCLGLLLNISSYVVIYLNFLKCHGKKINMVHNNLSIREIEYLRYIRNKDLSLYSDVQRWLKKTRFDKETINSLENNRNNAKP; translated from the coding sequence ATGTCTCTAATAACAGGCAGCATTAAAGATATACTTTCAATTAAACTCAAAAGCCGGCACGATGCTTATACTGATCAGTTCAGTCGAATATTTATGACAAAGATGTTCATTATATCTGCCTTGATTATGAGTGTTGATTTCTTCAATGACAAAGTAGCTTGTATACAAAGCGACTCTAGAATGACTTCCGAATTTGTCCACAGTACTTGCTGGATCCAGGGTTTCTATACATTTGCCGAGTTAAACAACTGCACCAAACACTGTGGATATTTTGGAATTCCACAAGAAATTCAGATGGATGGAAAGAACGAGAAAAACGAATTATGCAACACAAAAGCAGGAAGTAGTTGTTTTCCTATGACAAAAGTGTTCTTTGTACAATATCAGTATTTCCCTTTTTATATTGCGTCGTTAtcggtattttattttatacccTATATTTTTTTCCGCGTTATAAATTCAGACCTCACGAGCCTCAAGTCATACATGAAATGTTCTAGTATTACTTgtccaaaaaaaattgttgaaacttattttaattataaaatgaacGGTGGACGATCAAAGTTACGCGTAAAAGTTATTCTAAATATAGGAGTAAAAACGCTATACGTAATAGTCAACGTAGTTGGTTTTTTTTGTACAGATGCCTTGCTTAACTATCGTTATAAATCCTACGGTCTTCAATGGATTCAGTGGTCAAGGTCAAACAACTCTGTTAACACTGCTAAACCTGGAAATCTTATTCTTCCAGCTATGGGAATATGTGAAATTTATGAGGGATTCATGGATAAGATATCCAATTTgaataacaaacataaattcATATGTGAAATAAGTCCTAATATCTTGTATCAATACGTCATGCTTGTTTTGTGGTTCATTTTTACGATAGGAATAGCAATTTCCTGTTTAGGACTTTTGCTAAACATATCATCCTATGTTGTAATTTACTTAAACTTCCTTAAATGTCacggaaaaaaaataaacatggtTCATAATAATTTGTCAATAAGAGAAATTGAATATTTGCGTTATATTCGTAATAAAGATCTATCGTTGTATAGTGACGTACAAAGATGGTTAAAAAAGACAAGATTCGACAAAGAAACCATAAATTCTTTGGAAAACAACCGCAACAATGCCAAACCATAA